GATCTACGACAGCTGGCCCCCGATGCCGGAGATCTAAGGTCGCGCCCGACCGGTCACCACGGCCGGTCGGCGCTCCCTCCGGACCACTCGACGGCGCGGGTCAGCGCGGCCTGGATCCACGGGCTCTTGGCATCGGCGTACCGGGTGGCACCCCCGTCCGCGGCGAACTCCGGAGCCAGCTCCCGCTTGACCGCCGCGTACGCCGCGACCTCCTCCGGGTGAGCGCGCAACCAGTCGCGGAAGATCAGCACGTACCGCCACGCCGGCCACTGCCGGACCCGCACGTGCAGGTTCACCGGCCGACCGGGGTCCGCGGAGCAGTGCACGCGCTTGCGCCACACCTCCGGGTCCGGGTGCGAGGGCAGCACCGTATCGGTCAACGCGTCCGGGTAGCGCGGAAAACCGGCCTCCGCCAGCGCGTGCGCCAGCTTGTCCGCCTCCTCCAGCGAGTCGACGCCGAGCTGGAGGTCGATCACGTTCTTCGCCGCGAGACCGGGGACCGCCGTGGAGCCGATGTGCTCGACGGGCGCGCCGCCGGTCGCCGCCTGGACGCGGGCGATCAGCCGGGCGGCTGCTGCCGGCCATTCCGGGTTGTAGTCGACGATCTTCGGCGAGCCCGCGCCATGCACCCGCTGCTCGCGGACGTTCACCTCGAAGGGCACCAGGCGCTCCGCCCACAGCCTGTCCACTTCGGACAGAACGACCGTGCGCTCGCCACCGTTGTCCAGCCACACGTCCGCTGCGGCCCTGCGCTGCTCGTCGCCGGCCTGCGCGGCGATGCGCGAGCGCGCGTCGGCCTCGGCCATCCCGCGCGCGGCGACCAACCGCCGCACCCGCTCCTCGACCGGCGCGTCCACCACCAGCACCAGGTGGTAGGCGGGCGCCATGCCGTTCTCCACCAGCAGCGGGACGTCGTGCACCACGATCGCGTCCGACGGTGCGGCGGCCATCATCTCGCCGGTGCGCGCGGCAACCCTCGGGTGCACGATCCCGTTCAGCGTGCGGCGGGCGTCGTCATCGCTGAAGACGATCGCGGCCAACGCGGCGCGGTCCAGCGACCCGTCCGCCGCGAGCACTCCTTCGCCGAAGGCGGCCACGATGTCGCGCAGCCCCTCGGTCCCCGGCGCCACGACCTCTCTGGCCAGCAGGTCGGAGTCGATCACGACCGCGCCGAGTTCGCCGAGCCTCCCCGACACGGTCGACTTCCCAGATCCGATTCCACCGGTGAGCCCCACGCGCAACATGGGCCGGATTGTGTCAGCTGTGCTGGGCCTTGTGCGCGTGATCGCCGATCGCCCGCCCGAGCCGAGCTGCCTCGGCCTCGTAGTCGTCGATGAAGCCGCCCATCACCCGGCGCGTGACGCGATCGCCGATGTGACTGGTGATCAGGCTGCGCGCCCAGTAGGCGACCGCGACCGAGCCTGGCACGTAGACCCGCCGAGAGCGCCGCTCGATCCCCCGGACCACGGCACGCGCACAGTCGGCGACGCCGGTGGTGGAGTTCGCCGGCCACGGCAGCCGAGAGCGGAACCGGGCGAAGCTGGGCAGTTCGGCATCGGCATCGCGGACCATGTCCGTGTTGATCCAACTGAAGTGCGCGGAGCCCGCGGTGACACCGAGGTGAGCGACCTCGTTCCGCAGCGAGCACGTCATCGCGTCCACTGCGGCCTTGCTCGCCGCGTAGGCCGCCATCCCGGGTGGGGGCAGGAAGGACGCGAGCGAGGCGATGGTCAGCACGTGCCCACGGCTGGCGATGATCGACGGCAGTGCCGCGCGCACCGTGTTGAAGACACCGTTCACGTTGACGTCGATGGTTCGGGCGAAGTCGGCGGGCTCCGTGGTGCGGACCGTGCCGTAGTTGATGATCCCCGCGTTCGCGATCACCACGTCGAGCCGCCCGAACGCGGCGACCGTGGCCTCGACGGCGGTCCGCAGCGACTCGGGATCGGTGACGTCGACGGGATGCCACAGGTGCCCGGGGCCGAGCTCATCGGTCAGCGCCGCGAGGCGCTCGGGCTCCAACCCGACCACGGCGACCCGGGTTCCCTTCTCCGCCAAGGCTTTCGCGGTGGCGGCACCGATGCCCCTGGCCGCTCCGGTGATCAGCGCCGTCCTCATCGCACACCCGCCAGCTCGTCCTGGACGGCGCGGGAGCGGACGAGAGCGCGGTAGGCGTCAGGGTCGAACTTCCTGGTGGCCATGCGCAGGGTGAAGCTGAAGCCGGGCCAGAGCGCGATGTTGCGGCCCTGGTCGTCCAGGTACCAGCTGGAGCAGCCGCCGCGGGACCAGACGGTGCGCCGCATCCGCCGCTGCACGCGTTCGTTGAAGCGGATTTGCAGCTCCCGCAAGGGTTCCACGGCGGTGACGCGGTGCTCGCGCAGGTGGTCGAGCGCGTCCAGCACGTAGCTGAGCTGGCTCTCGATGATGAACACCATCGACGTGTGGCCGAGTCCGGTGTTCGGGCCGATCAGCATGAACAGGTTGGGGAACCCGGCGATCGTGGTGCCGCGGTAGGCGCCGGGCTCGTCGTGCCAGGTGCCGGTGAGCGAGGCGCCGTCGCCGTTGAAGATCCGCCTGCCGATCGGGAAGTCGGTGGCGTGGAAGCCGGTGCCGAAGATCAGGGTGTCCACCGGGCGCTCGGTGCCGTCGGTGGTGACGATCGAGTGCGGCCGGATCTCGGCGATGCCGTCGGTGACCAGCTCCACGTTCGGCTTGGTCAGCGTCGGGTACCAGTCGCTGGTCACCACCACGCGCTTGCAGCCGAAGGCGTACTTCGGGGTCAGCTTCTCCCGCAGCACGGGGTCGGGGACCTGGCGGCGGAGGTTGCGCAGGGAGGCGCGGCGGGCGAGGCCGAGGATCTTCGGCTGCACGGTGAAGCCCAGCGCGAAGCTCTCCCTGCCCCAGTACACGGCGTAGCGGGCGAGGCGTTGCAGTACGGGTAAGCGCCGGTAGAGCAGGCGCTCCACCCGGCTGACCTTGCGGTCCCACCTGGGCAGCGTCCAGTGCGCGGTGCGCTGGAACACGTGCAGCTTCGCGGCCTTCGGCTGGATCTTCGGCACGAACTGCACGGCCGAGGAGCCCGTGCCGATCACCGCGACGCTCCTGCCGGTGAGGTCGTGCTCGTGGTTCCACCGCGCGGAGTGGAACGTGGTGCCCGCGAAGGAGTCCAGGCCGGGGATGTCCGGGATCGACGGCTGCGACAGCGGACCGGTGCCGAGGATGAGCACGTCCCCGGTGAACTCGCCGCGGCTGGTGCGCACGTGCCAGCGCATCCGCTCCGGGTCCCAGCGCGACTCCAGCATCTCGTGGCCGAAGCGGCAGCGCGGGTAGATCCCGTTGTCCCTGGCGAAGCGCCGCAGGTAGGCCAGGATCTCCGGCTGGGAGGAGAAGGACCGGGACCACTCGCTGTTCTGCGCGAAGGAGAAGGAGTAGAGCAGGGACGGCACGTCGCAGGCGGCACCGGGGTAGCTGTTGTCCCGCCAGGTCCCGCCCACGTCGTCGGCCCGCTCCAGCAGCAGCACGTCGGTGATCCCGCGCTCGCGGAGCCGATGGGCGGCACCGAGCCCGGAGAAGCCGGTACCGATGATCAACACGTGTGCGTGCTCGGCCATGCCCCGCCACCCCTCCGTCGCTTACTGAGAAGTACTCAATTTCACGATAGGGTGACTGTTGAGAGGAAGTCAATAGCGCGCCGGGGTCCCTACACTGGGTCCATGTCGTCGATCACCGAGCCCGTTCCCGGGCGCACTCGTGGCCGGATGACCCGGGACGCCCGCCGGGCCCAGCTGCTGGAGCTGGCCACCGAACTGATGATCGAACGCGGGGTCGACGGCTTCTCCACCAACGAGCTGGCCAGGCGCGCGGGCATCTCCAACCCGCTGCTGTTCCACTACTTCCCCACCAGGGGCGACATCGTCCTCGAGGTGGTCAGCGCGACCATCGAGGAGCTGGTGGAGCAGGTCCGCCCGAACCCCGAGCTGTCCCCGATCGACCAGCTGACCGAGGGCCTGACGCGCTACGTCACCTACGTGGAGCGCACCCGCAACGGCTACCTGTCCCTGGTGCGCGGCGCCGCGGCGGCGGACGCGGACCTGCGCGCGGTGGTGGACTCCAGCCGGACCCGGATCGCCGGGTACTTCGCCGACAGCCTGGCCGCGGCGGGCATCGAGGTGGACGCGGCGCTGTCCCTGTTGGTCCGCGGAGCGGTGGCGTTCGTCGAGGAGATCGCGCTGCACTGGGTGGAGAGCCCCCAACTGGGCCGCGAGGACCTGGTCGACCTGCTGCGCCAAGCCCTCCTGCGCGCGCTCCCCTTCTCCCCTGAGCAACTCGAGGCCCTTACCTCCTGACGGGATCAGACGGCTCAGGAGGTGGTGAATGCGTCAGGGTCCCCGGACGGGCTGAGGAAGCTGCGGTCCGGCAGACCTTCGGGAAACCGCTCCAGTGCCTCACCGCTCATGGCGGCGAGCTCTTCGAGCGAGGCGGCCTCCTGCGGGGTCGCCGCGTGGCGCACGGCCCAGTAGACACCGACCGCGCCGATCGGCTCGGGCCGCAGGATGGGTGCCATGAGAAGACTGCGGACGAACGTGGGGCGGTAGGCCGCCTGCGGGATCCGTGAGTCGCGGCGGATGTCGGGGATGGCCACGGTCTTGCGGTGGATCATCGTCCACCCGCTGATGCAGTCGGACACCGGGAAGCGTTGGCCCTTCCACAACGGGCTCATGGAGTCCTCGTCTGCGTAGTAGCACTTGTCGCCGTCCAGCAGCACCACGGTCGCGCCGTGCGCTCGCAGCGTGGACCGCGCCGTGCCGCGGACGACTCGGTAGACGTCTTCCAGTGTCTCCACGGAACGGAACAGCCCCCCGGAACCCAGCAGATCGGTCATGCGCGTGACCATAGTGCGCGCGCTTCGGGCGAGCGTGCTCCGAACCGGTCGGCTTTTCCTTGCGCCGAACGGCGGTTCACCGGTACAGACGAACGAGGGCCCCGCATCGCGGGAGGCGATGCGGGGCCCTCGTGGTCGAGCTGGGCGCTACCTGATCAGGTGGTGATCACTGGCCGCCGGAGAGCTTCTCGCGGAGCGCCGCGAGCTGCTCGTCGCTGGCCAGCGAGCCCGAGGACTCGCCACCCGAGGAGTAGTTGCCACCGGTCGCGGCGCCACCGGCGGAGCCGGAGCCACCCGCGGCCGCGGCCTCGGCGCCGCCGTTCGCGGCGGCCTCCGCCTCGGCCTCGGAGGCCTTGACGACCTGCTTGATGTGGGCGTCGTAGCGCTGGCGGGCCTCGGCGTACTGCCGCTCCCACTCCTCACGCTGCTTGTCGTAGCCCTCGAGCCAGTCCTGGGTCTCCGGGTCGAAGCCCTCGGGGTAGATGTAGTTGCCCTCGGCGTCGTACTCGGCGGACATGCCGTACTGGGTCGGGTCGAACTCCGAGTCCGCGGTGAAGCCCTCGTTGGCCTGCTTCAGCGACAGCGAGATGCGGCGGCGGTCCAGGTCGATGTCGATGACCTTGACCATGACCTCGTCGCCGACCTGCACGACCTGCTCCGGGATCTCCACGTGGCGCTCGGCCAGCTCGGAGATGTGCACCAGGCCCTCGATGCCCTCGTCGACGCGGACGAACGCACCGAACGGAACGAGCTTGGTGACCTTGCCCGGCACGATCTGGCCGATCGCGTGGGTGCGGGCGAACTGGCGCCACGGGTCTTCCTGCGTCGCCTTGAGCGAGAGCGACACGCGCTCGCGCTCCATGTCGACGTCGAGGACCTCGACGGTGACCTCCTGGCCGACCTCGACGACCTCGCTCGGGTGGTCGATGTGCTTCCAGGACAGCTCGGAGACGTGCACCAGGCCGTCGACGCCACCCAGGTCCACGAAGGCACCGAAGTTGACGATGGAGGACACGACGCCCTTGCGGACCTGGCCCTTCTGCAGCTGGTTGAGGAACTCGCTGCGGACCTCGGACTGGGTCTGCTCCAGCCAGGCGCGGCGGGACAGGACCACGTTGTTGCGGTTCTTGTCCAGCTCGATGATCTTGGCCTCGAGCTCGCGGCCGACGTACGGCTGGAGGTCGCGGACGCGGCGCATCTCCACCAGCGAGGCGGGAAGGAAGCCGCGGAGGCCGATGTCGAGGATGAGACCACCCTTGACGACCTCGATGACGGTGCCCTTGACGGGCTCGTCCTTCTCCTTGAGGGCCTCGATCGTGCCCCAGGCGCGCTCGTACTGGGCGCGCTTCTTGGACAGGATCAGCCGGCCTTCCTTGTCCTCCTTCTGGAGAACCAGGGCCTCGACGTGGTCACCGACGGAGACGACCTCGGCCGGGTCGACGTCGTGCTTGATCGACAGCTCGCGCGAGGGGATGACGCCCTCGGTCTTGTAGCCGATGTCGAGCAGCACCTCGTCGCGGTCGACCTTGACGATGGTGCCTTCGACGATGTCGCCATCGTTGAAGTACTTGATGGTCTTGTCGATGGCGGCGAGGAAGTCCTCTTCCGTCCCGATGTCGTTGACGGCGACCTGGGTCTTGGCAGGCGCCGGTCCGGTGTAGGAGGAAGGGATGGTGACGGTGTCGGTGGACATTAGGTGGGGTGCTCCGGTACGGATAGGTGTAGTTGGCCTCGGTAGGTGTTCTTTCGCCGCGGGCTTTGTCTAGCCGGCGCAAGTCATAGTGCTACAAGGCCAACAACGAGCGACGAGCGCCCCCTGTTCCGAGCTTCTGCTTCGAGTACGTCGAGAGATGCCGGTAGCAGGCAGCGCGCACCCACCGCGCGGACGGTATCGTACGCGCCTGCTCGACGACCGGGCAAACCGGTTACTCCGATCCAGTCCCCAGTAGGAGTCGTGTGTCCGACCAGCACCAGCACGCCAGCGCGGAACGAGCACTCGGCACCGTCGGGATCGTCAGGCGCGAGGCGGGGGTGGTGGAGTCACGGCTGGCGAATATCGCCTGGTGGGACGCTGATGCCGACGACTACCGCGAGGAGCACCGGGACTTCCTGGGCGCCGCGGACTTCGTCTGGTGCCCGGAGCGGCTGCGCGAGGAGGACGCCCGGTTGCTCGGCGACGTGGCCGGGCTCGACGTGCTGGAGCTGGGCTCCGGGATGGCCGCGTGCGCGCGGTGGCTGGCCGCCCAGGGCGCGCGCGCCACGGCGCTGGACGTGTCCGCGGGCATGCTCCGGCACGCGGCGAGCGACAACGCCGCCACGGGCATCCACGTGCCGCTCGTCCAGGCCAGCGGGGACGCGCTGCCGTTCGCTGCCGGGTCCTTCGACATCGTGTGCTCCGCGTTCGGCGGCGTGCCCTTCGTTGCCGACGTCGGCCTGCTGATGCGCGAGGTCGCCAGGACGCTGCGCCCCGGCGGGCGGTGGGTGTTCGCGGTGACGCACCCCATGCGGTGGTGCTTCCCGGACGATCCCGGCCCGGACGGGTTGACGGTCATCCAGTCCTACTTCGACCGCTCGCCCTACGTGGAGGTCGACGAGGACGGCAGGGCCACCTACGTCGAGCACCACCGCACGCTCGGCGACTTCGTGCGCGCGATCACCGCGGCAGGCATGTGCCTGAAGGACCTCGTGGAGCCCGAATGGCCGGAGGGGCACACGGCGATCTGGGGCCAGTGGAGCCCGTTGCGCGGGAAGCTCTTCCCGGGCACCGCGATCTTCCTGTGCGAGAAGCTGTAGGACATGACCGGCGACGGGGACCTGCTCGCTGCGCAGCGAGCCCGCTTCACCGCGATCGACCCCGCACTGCCCGAAGCCGTACCGCCGCCCCGAGACGAGCGCACCGAGACGCTGACCGCGGCACTGCCGGACGGCCGTCGCGTCACGGCCGGCCTGGTGCACGCCTCCTACCCCGTGGGCTCGGCGCAGCGACTGTGGTCCGCGGCCGAGGTCTGGGAACTGCTGCCGCTCATCGGCGACACGGGCGGCGTGGGGATGAACGCGCTGCTGTGCGCGTGGGTGGAGCGGATGCGGGCAGTGGGCCCGCCGACCTCTGACTCCACGTGCTTGGTCAGTTGGCCGAGCCGGGACACGGAGGCCACGCGGGCGTTCCTCGATCACGGCTTCCTGCCGTTGACCACGCTCGCCGTCCGTCGTTCGGTGCCGCAGCCGCCGCCACGGGTGGATCCGCTCGTGGTGCGGCTCGCCCGGAACGCGGACATGGACGCGATGCTGCAGCTCACGCTCGCGGAGCTGCGCTACTCGGCGGCGGTCGGCGCGGCGACCTTCCGGGAGAACGCCGTGCCGGTCAAGCGCGACGCCCTGCGCAAGCGACTGCTCGACGGCGACCCGGTGTGGGTGGCGGAGCGGGACGGGATGACGCTGGCGCTGGCCGACTGCGTGTGGACGCCGGTGACCAAGGGCAACTGGGCGGGGACGCGGCTGCGGCCGGGCAACTGGGGCTACGTCAACTGCGTGTCCGTGCTGCCCGGTGCGAGGGGCAACGGCGTCGGCAGGCGGCTGATGGACGTCGTGCACGCGGAGTTCGCGCGGGGCGGGGCGACCGGGACCTACCTCTACTACAACCCGCCGAACCCGTTGTCCTCGGTGTTCTGGCCACGGCAGGGCTACCGTCCATTGTGGACTCTTTGGGAAGTCCGCCCCGCCACCGCCCTGCGCTAGCTCCCTTTGTCCGGTTCGCGCGGTCCTGACGGAGATCACAGGGCCGCGAGTTGCCGCGCGCCCGCCGGAGGGCCACTATTTGAACTGACCAGTCAGTTCGAAT
The window above is part of the Allokutzneria albata genome. Proteins encoded here:
- a CDS encoding SDR family oxidoreductase, translating into MRTALITGAARGIGAATAKALAEKGTRVAVVGLEPERLAALTDELGPGHLWHPVDVTDPESLRTAVEATVAAFGRLDVVIANAGIINYGTVRTTEPADFARTIDVNVNGVFNTVRAALPSIIASRGHVLTIASLASFLPPPGMAAYAASKAAVDAMTCSLRNEVAHLGVTAGSAHFSWINTDMVRDADAELPSFARFRSRLPWPANSTTGVADCARAVVRGIERRSRRVYVPGSVAVAYWARSLITSHIGDRVTRRVMGGFIDDYEAEAARLGRAIGDHAHKAQHS
- the rpsA gene encoding 30S ribosomal protein S1 — translated: MSTDTVTIPSSYTGPAPAKTQVAVNDIGTEEDFLAAIDKTIKYFNDGDIVEGTIVKVDRDEVLLDIGYKTEGVIPSRELSIKHDVDPAEVVSVGDHVEALVLQKEDKEGRLILSKKRAQYERAWGTIEALKEKDEPVKGTVIEVVKGGLILDIGLRGFLPASLVEMRRVRDLQPYVGRELEAKIIELDKNRNNVVLSRRAWLEQTQSEVRSEFLNQLQKGQVRKGVVSSIVNFGAFVDLGGVDGLVHVSELSWKHIDHPSEVVEVGQEVTVEVLDVDMERERVSLSLKATQEDPWRQFARTHAIGQIVPGKVTKLVPFGAFVRVDEGIEGLVHISELAERHVEIPEQVVQVGDEVMVKVIDIDLDRRRISLSLKQANEGFTADSEFDPTQYGMSAEYDAEGNYIYPEGFDPETQDWLEGYDKQREEWERQYAEARQRYDAHIKQVVKASEAEAEAAANGGAEAAAAGGSGSAGGAATGGNYSSGGESSGSLASDEQLAALREKLSGGQ
- a CDS encoding TetR/AcrR family transcriptional regulator — translated: MSSITEPVPGRTRGRMTRDARRAQLLELATELMIERGVDGFSTNELARRAGISNPLLFHYFPTRGDIVLEVVSATIEELVEQVRPNPELSPIDQLTEGLTRYVTYVERTRNGYLSLVRGAAAADADLRAVVDSSRTRIAGYFADSLAAAGIEVDAALSLLVRGAVAFVEEIALHWVESPQLGREDLVDLLRQALLRALPFSPEQLEALTS
- a CDS encoding GAF domain-containing protein translates to MTDLLGSGGLFRSVETLEDVYRVVRGTARSTLRAHGATVVLLDGDKCYYADEDSMSPLWKGQRFPVSDCISGWTMIHRKTVAIPDIRRDSRIPQAAYRPTFVRSLLMAPILRPEPIGAVGVYWAVRHAATPQEAASLEELAAMSGEALERFPEGLPDRSFLSPSGDPDAFTTS
- a CDS encoding flavin-containing monooxygenase, yielding MAEHAHVLIIGTGFSGLGAAHRLRERGITDVLLLERADDVGGTWRDNSYPGAACDVPSLLYSFSFAQNSEWSRSFSSQPEILAYLRRFARDNGIYPRCRFGHEMLESRWDPERMRWHVRTSRGEFTGDVLILGTGPLSQPSIPDIPGLDSFAGTTFHSARWNHEHDLTGRSVAVIGTGSSAVQFVPKIQPKAAKLHVFQRTAHWTLPRWDRKVSRVERLLYRRLPVLQRLARYAVYWGRESFALGFTVQPKILGLARRASLRNLRRQVPDPVLREKLTPKYAFGCKRVVVTSDWYPTLTKPNVELVTDGIAEIRPHSIVTTDGTERPVDTLIFGTGFHATDFPIGRRIFNGDGASLTGTWHDEPGAYRGTTIAGFPNLFMLIGPNTGLGHTSMVFIIESQLSYVLDALDHLREHRVTAVEPLRELQIRFNERVQRRMRRTVWSRGGCSSWYLDDQGRNIALWPGFSFTLRMATRKFDPDAYRALVRSRAVQDELAGVR
- the coaE gene encoding dephospho-CoA kinase, with translation MLRVGLTGGIGSGKSTVSGRLGELGAVVIDSDLLAREVVAPGTEGLRDIVAAFGEGVLAADGSLDRAALAAIVFSDDDARRTLNGIVHPRVAARTGEMMAAAPSDAIVVHDVPLLVENGMAPAYHLVLVVDAPVEERVRRLVAARGMAEADARSRIAAQAGDEQRRAAADVWLDNGGERTVVLSEVDRLWAERLVPFEVNVREQRVHGAGSPKIVDYNPEWPAAAARLIARVQAATGGAPVEHIGSTAVPGLAAKNVIDLQLGVDSLEEADKLAHALAEAGFPRYPDALTDTVLPSHPDPEVWRKRVHCSADPGRPVNLHVRVRQWPAWRYVLIFRDWLRAHPEEVAAYAAVKRELAPEFAADGGATRYADAKSPWIQAALTRAVEWSGGSADRPW
- a CDS encoding class I SAM-dependent methyltransferase, whose product is MSDQHQHASAERALGTVGIVRREAGVVESRLANIAWWDADADDYREEHRDFLGAADFVWCPERLREEDARLLGDVAGLDVLELGSGMAACARWLAAQGARATALDVSAGMLRHAASDNAATGIHVPLVQASGDALPFAAGSFDIVCSAFGGVPFVADVGLLMREVARTLRPGGRWVFAVTHPMRWCFPDDPGPDGLTVIQSYFDRSPYVEVDEDGRATYVEHHRTLGDFVRAITAAGMCLKDLVEPEWPEGHTAIWGQWSPLRGKLFPGTAIFLCEKL
- a CDS encoding GNAT family N-acetyltransferase; the encoded protein is MTGDGDLLAAQRARFTAIDPALPEAVPPPRDERTETLTAALPDGRRVTAGLVHASYPVGSAQRLWSAAEVWELLPLIGDTGGVGMNALLCAWVERMRAVGPPTSDSTCLVSWPSRDTEATRAFLDHGFLPLTTLAVRRSVPQPPPRVDPLVVRLARNADMDAMLQLTLAELRYSAAVGAATFRENAVPVKRDALRKRLLDGDPVWVAERDGMTLALADCVWTPVTKGNWAGTRLRPGNWGYVNCVSVLPGARGNGVGRRLMDVVHAEFARGGATGTYLYYNPPNPLSSVFWPRQGYRPLWTLWEVRPATALR